From Trueperella pecoris, a single genomic window includes:
- a CDS encoding NADH-quinone oxidoreductase subunit G, translated as MTTKNAPADLITIKVDGKEVSVPKGTLIIRAAEKIGVHIPRFCDHPLLAPAAACRQCLVEVASPNRDGVVSKMPKPQPACAVTVSPNMEVYTAATSQVAQKAQHGVMEFLLINHPMDCPVCDKGGECPLQNQAMSDGRVQSRFVDIKRTYPKPISVSPQILLDRDRCILCQRCTRFSTQIAGDAFIQLQGRGGGSAGREVHGLHGSQIGNFDASVLDFSDADGSHAPVVENSYAGPDGAVGRELGFSAGPVEASEMDVTGKPFSSYFSGNVIQICPVGALTSTSYRFRARPFDLVSVPSITEHDASGSAIRVDYRRGTVVRRLAQEDMDVNESWITDKDRFAFRWQTGPDRLTYPRIAAQPQGPTSWFEALEAAAEGLAAAKGKGIGVITGGRLTLEDAYAYTKFARVVLGTNDIDFRTRPGSAEEDQFLAAHVAGSELGVTYADIEHAGHVLTVGLEAEDEIGSVFLRLRKGALAKSTSVTVISAYKTLGTSKMKARFLPAVPGTEAEVLDAVYAGNANGFGDVFDDLSKDGSVILVGERTADTPGALSAAVRLAQRTGARLAWVPRRAGDRGAVDAGVMPNLLPGGRQVADAGARIDVAAVWGVPSLPETIGRRTDEILAAAAAGEIGAVLLGGVELSDLPAGAAEALRNVFVVQLEVRETSATELADVVLPVAPPAEKGGTFVNWEGRLRPFGQTIVSKNLSDRRVLSELAAEMGVELGLDTLKDAVEEMAELRRWDGARAELPNLAPAPAPTVGAGQVVLASWKQMIDAGALLSGEPYLAKTARKPVAVMSANTAASAGITDTVTLSGPDGSLTYDVAIVAMPDAVVWVPQNSLGSQIASIGCRPGDVVGIRR; from the coding sequence ATGACAACCAAGAACGCACCCGCCGATCTCATCACCATCAAGGTGGACGGTAAGGAGGTCTCCGTCCCCAAGGGCACGCTGATCATTCGCGCCGCCGAGAAGATTGGTGTCCACATTCCGCGCTTCTGCGATCACCCGCTCCTGGCGCCGGCCGCTGCGTGCCGCCAGTGCCTGGTCGAGGTCGCCTCGCCGAACCGAGACGGCGTCGTGTCCAAGATGCCTAAGCCTCAGCCGGCCTGCGCCGTGACGGTCTCCCCGAACATGGAGGTCTACACGGCCGCCACGTCGCAGGTGGCCCAGAAGGCTCAGCACGGCGTGATGGAATTTCTGCTGATCAACCACCCGATGGACTGCCCGGTCTGCGACAAGGGCGGTGAGTGCCCGTTGCAGAACCAGGCCATGTCGGATGGCCGAGTGCAGTCCCGTTTCGTCGACATCAAGCGCACCTACCCGAAGCCGATCTCGGTTTCCCCACAGATCCTCCTCGATCGCGACCGCTGCATCCTGTGCCAGCGTTGCACGCGCTTCTCCACCCAGATCGCCGGCGACGCCTTCATCCAGCTCCAGGGGCGCGGCGGCGGCTCGGCGGGGCGCGAGGTACATGGTCTGCACGGTTCCCAGATCGGAAACTTTGACGCCTCGGTGCTGGACTTCTCCGACGCCGACGGTTCGCACGCTCCGGTCGTCGAGAATTCCTACGCCGGCCCGGATGGTGCCGTCGGACGCGAGCTCGGCTTCTCCGCGGGCCCGGTCGAGGCGTCGGAGATGGACGTGACGGGCAAGCCGTTCTCTTCCTACTTCTCCGGCAACGTGATTCAGATCTGCCCGGTGGGCGCGTTGACCTCGACCTCCTACCGCTTCCGCGCACGTCCCTTCGATCTTGTCTCCGTTCCCTCGATCACCGAGCACGACGCCTCCGGTTCGGCCATCCGCGTCGACTACCGCCGCGGCACCGTGGTTCGCCGCTTGGCTCAGGAGGACATGGACGTCAACGAATCGTGGATCACCGATAAGGATCGTTTCGCATTCCGTTGGCAGACCGGCCCGGATCGCTTGACCTATCCGCGTATCGCCGCCCAGCCTCAGGGGCCGACCTCCTGGTTCGAGGCCCTCGAGGCCGCAGCTGAGGGGCTGGCCGCAGCAAAGGGCAAGGGCATCGGCGTGATCACCGGTGGCCGCCTCACCCTTGAGGATGCCTACGCGTATACGAAGTTCGCCCGCGTGGTGCTCGGCACAAACGACATCGATTTCCGCACCCGCCCGGGTAGCGCGGAGGAGGATCAGTTCCTCGCGGCCCACGTGGCTGGCTCGGAGCTTGGCGTCACCTATGCCGATATCGAGCACGCGGGCCACGTGTTGACGGTCGGGCTTGAGGCCGAGGACGAGATCGGTTCGGTCTTCCTTCGCCTGCGCAAGGGAGCCCTCGCCAAGTCCACCTCCGTCACCGTCATTTCCGCCTACAAGACGCTGGGTACCTCGAAGATGAAGGCTCGCTTCTTGCCGGCTGTTCCCGGTACTGAGGCTGAGGTTCTCGACGCCGTCTACGCGGGCAACGCCAACGGCTTCGGCGACGTCTTCGACGACCTGAGCAAGGACGGCTCCGTCATTCTCGTCGGCGAGCGTACGGCCGATACGCCTGGCGCGCTCTCGGCGGCCGTTCGCCTCGCCCAGCGCACGGGCGCCCGCCTCGCGTGGGTTCCTCGCCGTGCGGGCGACCGCGGCGCCGTCGACGCCGGCGTCATGCCAAACCTGCTTCCCGGCGGACGCCAGGTGGCCGATGCCGGTGCGCGCATCGATGTGGCCGCCGTTTGGGGCGTGCCCTCGTTGCCGGAGACCATCGGCCGGCGCACGGACGAGATCCTCGCAGCCGCGGCTGCCGGGGAAATCGGAGCGGTGCTACTTGGCGGCGTCGAGCTGTCGGACCTTCCCGCGGGTGCGGCCGAGGCCCTTCGCAACGTCTTCGTGGTTCAGCTCGAGGTGCGTGAGACGTCGGCGACCGAACTCGCCGACGTCGTCCTCCCTGTCGCTCCTCCTGCCGAAAAGGGCGGCACGTTCGTCAACTGGGAGGGCCGCCTGCGCCCCTTCGGGCAGACGATCGTCTCCAAGAACCTCTCCGACCGCCGCGTCCTCAGCGAGCTCGCCGCCGAGATGGGCGTTGAGCTTGGGCTCGACACGCTCAAGGACGCCGTCGAGGAAATGGCCGAGCTTCGCCGGTGGGACGGCGCGCGCGCCGAGCTGCCCAACCTTGCCCCGGCCCCGGCTCCGACCGTGGGCGCCGGACAGGTCGTCCTCGCTTCGTGGAAGCAGATGATCGACGCCGGCGCGCTCCTGTCTGGAGAGCCCTATCTGGCCAAGACGGCACGCAAGCCCGTCGCCGTCATGAGCGCCAACACAGCCGCCAGCGCCGGCATCACGGACACCGTGACGCTGAGCGGACCGGACGGCTCACTGACCTACGACGTCGCGATCGTGGCGATGCCCGACGCCGTCGTGTGGGTTCCGCAGAATTCCCTCGGTAGCCAGATCGCTTCGATTGGTTGCCGCCCAGGCGACGTCGTCGGCATCAGGAGGTAA
- the nuoF gene encoding NADH-quinone oxidoreductase subunit NuoF, with the protein MWDKERSWTLDAYRAGGGYKAIEKAWEMAKEDGAITNVIKESGLRGRGGAGFPTGLKWSFLPAPDGGPRYLVVNADESEPGTCKDIPFLMANPHLLVEGMMICMLAIGGHHGFIYLRGEVVHVYRRLLAAVREAREAGLLGKGLGPNGDYDLDITVHAGAGAYICGEETALLDSLEGFRGQPRLKPPFPAVEGLYARPTVVNNVESIASVPGIINNGAEWFQAMGAQTKNSRGHGIFSVSGHVKNPGQFEAPFGITMRELLEMAGGIREGHELKFYAVGGSSAPLCTPEQLDVPLGYDEVAASGSMLATRAIQVFDETVSVVRVVSRWTDFYQHESCGKCTPCREGTYWMRQLMHRFEEGRARDGDIDLLYEIADNIFGRSFCALGDAAATPIRSAIDLFRSEFEAGYTTPAAELFPAEKSVLFREVGVQ; encoded by the coding sequence ATGTGGGATAAGGAGCGTTCTTGGACGCTCGATGCCTACCGCGCGGGCGGGGGATACAAGGCCATTGAGAAGGCCTGGGAGATGGCCAAGGAAGACGGTGCGATCACGAACGTGATCAAGGAATCGGGCCTTCGCGGGCGTGGAGGCGCTGGCTTCCCGACCGGACTGAAGTGGTCCTTCCTGCCCGCTCCGGACGGCGGTCCACGCTACCTCGTGGTCAACGCCGACGAATCCGAGCCCGGCACCTGCAAGGACATTCCGTTCCTCATGGCCAATCCGCACCTGCTCGTCGAGGGCATGATGATCTGCATGCTCGCCATCGGCGGCCACCACGGATTCATTTACCTGCGCGGCGAGGTTGTTCACGTCTACCGGCGCCTGCTGGCGGCTGTTCGCGAGGCTCGCGAGGCGGGCCTGCTCGGCAAGGGCCTCGGCCCCAACGGCGATTACGATCTTGACATCACGGTTCACGCCGGCGCCGGAGCCTACATTTGTGGCGAAGAGACCGCGCTTCTCGATTCGCTCGAGGGTTTCCGCGGCCAGCCGCGCCTCAAGCCCCCGTTCCCCGCTGTCGAGGGCCTCTATGCCCGTCCGACGGTGGTCAACAACGTCGAGTCCATCGCTTCGGTTCCCGGGATCATCAACAACGGAGCCGAATGGTTCCAGGCCATGGGAGCGCAGACGAAGAACTCGCGCGGCCATGGCATTTTCTCCGTTTCCGGGCACGTGAAGAATCCGGGCCAGTTCGAGGCTCCCTTCGGCATTACGATGCGCGAGCTGCTCGAGATGGCCGGCGGCATTCGCGAGGGCCACGAGCTGAAGTTCTACGCGGTGGGCGGTTCGTCCGCGCCGCTGTGTACGCCCGAGCAGCTTGACGTGCCGCTCGGCTACGACGAGGTCGCGGCCTCCGGCTCCATGCTCGCCACCCGTGCGATCCAGGTCTTTGATGAGACGGTCTCTGTGGTGCGCGTCGTCTCCCGTTGGACGGACTTCTACCAGCACGAGTCCTGTGGCAAGTGCACCCCGTGCCGCGAGGGCACCTACTGGATGCGCCAGCTCATGCACCGTTTCGAGGAAGGCCGCGCCCGCGACGGCGATATCGACCTGCTTTACGAAATTGCCGACAACATTTTCGGCCGCTCGTTCTGCGCACTCGGCGACGCCGCTGCCACCCCCATTCGTTCCGCGATCGATCTGTTCCGTTCCGAGTTCGAGGCTGGCTACACGACGCCGGCAGCCGAGCTCTTCCCGGCGGAGAAATCCGTACTGTTTCGCGAAGTAGGTGTTCAATGA
- the nuoE gene encoding NADH-quinone oxidoreductase subunit NuoE produces MATNYTPEVEARLRADAAEVVARYPEQRSAIMPLLHLIQSEDGFCSPRGITLVADILDLTRAQVSAVATFYSQYRRHPNGEYNVGVCTNALCAVMGGDAIWEELSAYVGVGHDQTTEDGKITLEQLECNAGCDYAPVVMVNWEFFDNQTPASAKQIVDDIRAGKDIHPTRGAAKVHTFKEISRVLAGFEDGHVDEGPSAGEASLRGLKIARENGWSAPAPTGEEMK; encoded by the coding sequence ATGGCAACGAACTACACGCCAGAAGTTGAGGCACGCCTGCGCGCCGACGCCGCCGAGGTAGTCGCACGCTACCCCGAGCAGCGATCGGCCATCATGCCGCTGCTGCATCTCATTCAATCCGAGGATGGTTTCTGCTCCCCGCGTGGCATCACGCTGGTGGCCGACATCCTCGACCTGACGCGTGCACAGGTCTCCGCGGTGGCGACCTTCTACTCGCAGTATCGCCGCCACCCCAATGGCGAATACAACGTGGGCGTGTGCACGAATGCGCTGTGCGCCGTCATGGGCGGGGACGCGATCTGGGAGGAGCTGTCCGCCTACGTCGGCGTCGGCCACGATCAGACCACCGAGGACGGCAAGATCACTCTCGAGCAACTCGAGTGCAACGCGGGTTGCGACTACGCGCCCGTCGTTATGGTCAACTGGGAGTTCTTTGACAACCAGACCCCGGCGTCGGCCAAACAGATTGTTGACGACATCCGTGCCGGCAAGGACATCCACCCGACCCGCGGCGCGGCGAAGGTGCATACTTTCAAGGAAATCTCGCGCGTGCTGGCCGGATTCGAAGACGGCCACGTCGACGAGGGGCCATCGGCGGGCGAGGCCTCGCTGCGCGGCCTGAAGATCGCCCGCGAGAACGGCTGGAGCGCGCCCGCGCCGACCGGGGAGGAGATGAAGTGA
- the nuoI gene encoding NADH-quinone oxidoreductase subunit NuoI — MSDNNPLFEQPDPSLYSPTKKGPIGSFFSPVAGFGVTFSTIFRPTVTEEYPYKKVPTRPRYHGLHKLNRYADGLEKCIGCELCAWACPADAIYVEAAPNSPGAQYSPGERYGRVYQVNYLRCIFCAYCIQACPTRALTMSNEYEITAPTREEMIYEKHQLLVPLAQGMLNPPHPMVEGTTDADYYQGNVTGPTQAQIDWVAEHRPDDPSLEGARASQKAEGEK, encoded by the coding sequence ATGTCAGATAACAATCCACTCTTCGAACAACCGGATCCTTCGCTTTATAGCCCGACGAAGAAGGGCCCCATCGGCTCCTTCTTCTCGCCGGTTGCCGGCTTTGGCGTGACCTTCTCGACGATCTTCCGTCCTACGGTCACCGAGGAATACCCCTACAAGAAGGTTCCCACCCGCCCGCGCTATCACGGCCTGCACAAGCTCAACCGCTACGCCGACGGGCTCGAGAAATGCATCGGCTGCGAGCTGTGTGCGTGGGCATGCCCCGCGGACGCCATCTACGTCGAGGCCGCGCCAAACTCGCCGGGAGCACAGTACTCCCCGGGCGAGCGCTACGGGCGCGTATATCAGGTCAACTACCTTCGATGCATCTTCTGCGCGTACTGCATCCAGGCATGCCCGACCCGCGCACTGACCATGTCGAACGAGTACGAGATCACGGCACCCACGCGCGAGGAAATGATCTACGAAAAGCATCAGCTCCTCGTTCCGCTCGCGCAAGGAATGCTTAACCCGCCGCACCCGATGGTGGAGGGAACCACCGACGCCGACTACTACCAGGGCAACGTCACCGGCCCGACCCAGGCACAGATCGATTGGGTAGCCGAGCACCGCCCCGACGATCCGTCGCTCGAGGGCGCGCGTGCCTCCCAGAAAGCTGAGGGCGAGAAATGA
- the nuoH gene encoding NADH-quinone oxidoreductase subunit NuoH has product MNPVIFNVGGVAADFSQDTWWIWVIKAIAIVVFLIFSVIFALWFERRLIARMQNRLGPNTVGPLGLGQSFPDAIKLILKEDFWLAGADKVIYAIAPAIAALCSFLAMAVIPVGPNVSMFGIYTPIQLADSPVAMLFVLAAAALGEYGMVLGGWSAKSTLPLYGSVRAATQMISYELAQGLSLVTIFITAATMSTSGIVNAQTDLWNVILLMPAFMIFFVTMFGGTNRLPFDLPEAEGEIVAGPHLEYSSMKFGWYYLAEYVNMLNMSMLATTLFFGGYRSGPILTSLFGLWGGDPNTGWFPVLVFVTKMWIFMGIFVWVRGTLLRFRYDQFMHLGWKGLIPAALGWLTIVMFVVGINMVIAINMTLVLVILSIGYSLILLILAFGDDTIKKSQQDIIEERQHKEFDGFENGYPVPPLPGQHLPPSPRARNRSSIDTKTLEEA; this is encoded by the coding sequence GTGAATCCGGTGATTTTTAACGTCGGGGGAGTCGCGGCAGACTTCTCGCAAGACACGTGGTGGATCTGGGTGATCAAGGCGATTGCCATCGTTGTGTTCCTCATCTTCTCCGTGATCTTCGCACTCTGGTTTGAACGCAGGCTCATCGCCCGTATGCAGAACCGACTCGGCCCGAACACCGTCGGCCCGCTGGGCCTTGGCCAGTCCTTCCCGGACGCGATCAAGCTGATCCTCAAGGAGGACTTCTGGCTGGCCGGGGCAGACAAGGTCATCTACGCGATCGCTCCCGCCATCGCGGCGCTGTGTTCCTTCCTGGCCATGGCGGTTATCCCGGTCGGACCGAACGTGTCCATGTTCGGCATCTACACCCCGATCCAGCTTGCCGACTCTCCCGTGGCGATGCTGTTCGTTCTGGCGGCCGCCGCCCTGGGCGAATACGGAATGGTGCTAGGCGGGTGGTCAGCGAAGTCGACTCTCCCGCTCTACGGTTCGGTTCGCGCCGCCACGCAGATGATCTCCTACGAGCTGGCCCAAGGCCTGTCCCTCGTGACGATCTTCATCACGGCTGCGACGATGTCCACCTCTGGCATTGTTAACGCGCAGACGGACCTGTGGAACGTCATCCTGCTCATGCCGGCCTTCATGATCTTCTTCGTGACCATGTTCGGTGGCACCAACCGCCTGCCCTTCGACTTGCCGGAGGCCGAAGGCGAAATCGTTGCCGGCCCGCACTTGGAGTACTCATCGATGAAGTTCGGCTGGTACTACCTGGCCGAATACGTCAACATGCTCAACATGTCGATGTTGGCCACCACCCTTTTCTTCGGCGGCTACCGGTCCGGCCCGATCCTGACCTCGCTGTTTGGCCTGTGGGGCGGCGATCCGAATACCGGATGGTTCCCGGTCCTCGTTTTCGTCACAAAGATGTGGATCTTCATGGGCATCTTCGTCTGGGTCCGCGGAACGCTCCTTCGCTTCCGCTACGACCAGTTCATGCACCTGGGCTGGAAGGGCCTCATCCCGGCGGCGCTTGGCTGGCTGACCATCGTCATGTTCGTGGTCGGCATCAACATGGTCATCGCCATCAACATGACCCTCGTCCTGGTCATCCTCTCCATCGGTTACTCGCTCATCCTGCTCATTTTGGCGTTTGGCGATGACACCATCAAGAAGAGCCAGCAGGACATCATCGAAGAGCGCCAGCACAAGGAGTTCGATGGCTTCGAGAACGGCTACCCGGTTCCGCCGCTTCCCGGCCAGCACCTGCCGCCCTCGCCGCGAGCCCGCAATCGCTCGTCGATCGACACGAAGACTCTTGAGGAGGCCTAA